The genome window TTACATATGTTCTTATTGCTAAAGGAATTTTACAACATGCAGTCCAATATCAAGTTAAAGTTACTACCAACTACTGTTCTATAtctttgatatacatatatgtttgtCTATATATAGGCTAACGTCAAAAAAGGTAACTCATTATTAGCTGGGGAACTTAGGCTCAAATCATCAAATTTCCCCAATCTCCCAGCTCAATTACCAaggtttaaatatttaaattagttgTTTAGTCAAAGACCAATATATTTTACCGGTGATTGAGAAACAAATGatttgggatttaaaaaaaattgtattaatatAACAGAACAGATAATTGAGGACAtcgtaaaaaatatattacagaacatatgtttAAGAATAAAATAGAAAACATATCTGATAATTTCAAAACATACTGATAATTAGATGGTTCGCCAAGGTTCCCATCTAATTGGAGTTCCCTAAGGAAAGGTAGCTGATATCAAAATCTAGTTCATGCAAAGCCAAAATTTATGGATTTGtagtttaaatttgattttaaattattcaaaaCTATTCTATATGTTGGATTCAACCACTTCTAGCTTTGGCGTTATTGTAGTTCTTTATGTCTACAGTATCTTTTTTGCATTATTAtttcttaatagttaattttggCATTTTGTACTAGTTCATTCTTTTATTACTGAAGGTTTTCTTTGCACTTTTTTCTATTCATTAATCAGGCAATTTGGGCAGACACCTAAGCAACCGTCATCCAGGATATGATAATTCTGGGGATGCTGTAGTTACTACTAGTACACAACAAGTTACAATTGCTAAGAAAGCTCAAGCAAAATCACCTCATTTTGTGCTTGACCATTTAAATTGGTTGCTCATCAAGTGGCTCATCCTATCATCTCTTCCACCTTCTACCTTGGAGGAGAAATGGCTGGTCAACTCTTTTAAATATCTCAACCCGGCAATACAACTTTGGCCCGGAGAAAAGTACCAAACAATACTCTGTGACATTTTTACAAGCATGCAGGATGATGTTAGAGTAGTTCTGGACCAAGTTTCGTCTAAGGTTACAATTGCTCTTGATTTCTGGACTTCATAtgaacaaattttttatatgagtGTTAGGTGTCAATGGATAGATGAGAACTGGTCCGTCCAGAATATTCTTATTGATGTTTGCCATATACCTTTCCCTTGTGACAGTACAGAGATCTACACCAAACTGGTGAGAGTTCTCAGATTTTACGATATTGAAAACAAGGTTCTATCATGTACTCATGATAATAGTCCAAATGCGGTGCAGGCATGCCACACACTAAAAGAGGAAATTGATTGCCAAAAAGTGAGTCCTTTCTGTTACATCCCATGTGGTGCTCGTATATTGAATTCGATCATTAGTGATGGACTAAGAACCTTAAAATCAGTTGTATCTAAAATTCGAGAGTTTGTATTGAAGATTAATACATCTATGGAGATCTCGCAAGATTTTATCGAATTGACAGCAGCCTTTCAGGAAGGAAACTGGAAAATTCCACTTGATACTTCTGTTCGCTGGAGTGGCAATCATCAAATGCTTGATGTGGTGCGGAAGGTACTAGCTCTTCTCTTTTATTTATTGAAACAGAAGTTACGCTTAACACAACTTAGCAATCTATTCATGAAGGTATAACATGTTCTTATTAATTTctttctgcaagtaaaatatgtaGATGTCAACGAAAAACATAGGTTGAATGTTTGATAAGTTCTTCAatcttctcttcttctttttttgccaagaaatttaATCTTTACTTTTCTTTCTATCTGAAATTACAGGCTGGGAAAGCCATGGACAGTATTATTAGGAAATATGAGGAGACGCTAGGTGGTAGGTTGCTGCTAAGTCCTGCAGAGAAGATTGCGGTCAATGTCATGTACACATTTCTAGAACCATTTCATAAAACTATTAACAACATATGCACAAATAAATTTCCAACAGTCGGACTAGTCCTTTTCTTCATGGATCATATATCCGAGACTATTGCAACCTGTAGAGATTCCCGTCACAACCCCGAGTGGCTGAAGAATGCAGCTGAAGAAATGGCTGCAAAGGCTCAGGACTACAATGACCAAGTTTGCAACATTTTTACATACATGACTGCAATACTTGATCCTCGAATAAAAGTTGAGCTCATTTCAGAAAGTCTCAACTCAGAGAACCACTTAGAGGAAGCAAGATCCCATTTCATGAGGAATTACTCAAGCAACCATTTTCCGTCCATGACAAATGCGTACATGGTACAAGAGTCGCAGGATGGTGGGACCGTTTCTTTTGCAGAAGAAATTGCTCGTAAGAAACGAAGGGCCAGCATGAGTTCCGTCACTGACGAACTTACCCAATATCTCTCAGAAGCTCCAGCTGCATTACAAACAGATGTATTGGATTGGTGGAAGGCGAATAGCACACGCTATCCTCGGCTATCCTTGATGGCTCGGGACTTTCTGGCGGTTCAAGCGACTTCAATAGCACCTGAAGACATTTTCTGGAGCAAAGGTGATGAAATTGATAAACAACGTTTTACTATGCCCTTTAAGACAACACAAGCTTTGCTTTGTATAAAGTCTTGGACTGAAGTTGGGATGAAATTGAAACACAAATCAACAGTAATCGATTATAACAGCCTAATGGAGTTGGCTGCTACAGCAGCAAGAGACAATGTCTCAGTAGCCTATGACAGGAAACCTAATTAGGTTCCAGAATGCCGTGCTGGGTACTTCTCGGCAAGGTAAATGA of Daucus carota subsp. sativus chromosome 3, DH1 v3.0, whole genome shotgun sequence contains these proteins:
- the LOC108210919 gene encoding zinc finger BED domain-containing protein DAYSLEEPER isoform X1 — encoded protein: MNFETGAVSGKALSIMDWGVNNAFKNLKDMEPKGMMDVALISSIDPVDVGLGSSEKVNAALSIKPRKKTMTSIYLKYFETAPDGKSRKCKFCGQSYSIATATGNLGRHLSNRHPGYDNSGDAVVTTSTQQVTIAKKAQAKSPHFVLDHLNWLLIKWLILSSLPPSTLEEKWLVNSFKYLNPAIQLWPGEKYQTILCDIFTSMQDDVRVVLDQVSSKVTIALDFWTSYEQIFYMSVRCQWIDENWSVQNILIDVCHIPFPCDSTEIYTKLVRVLRFYDIENKVLSCTHDNSPNAVQACHTLKEEIDCQKVSPFCYIPCGARILNSIISDGLRTLKSVVSKIREFVLKINTSMEISQDFIELTAAFQEGNWKIPLDTSVRWSGNHQMLDVVRKAGKAMDSIIRKYEETLGGRLLLSPAEKIAVNVMYTFLEPFHKTINNICTNKFPTVGLVLFFMDHISETIATCRDSRHNPEWLKNAAEEMAAKAQDYNDQVCNIFTYMTAILDPRIKVELISESLNSENHLEEARSHFMRNYSSNHFPSMTNAYMVQESQDGGTVSFAEEIARKKRRASMSSVTDELTQYLSEAPAALQTDVLDWWKANSTRYPRLSLMARDFLAVQATSIAPEDIFWSKGDEIDKQRFTMPFKTTQALLCIKSWTEVGMKLKHKSTVIDYNSLMELAATAARDNVSVAYDRKPN
- the LOC108210919 gene encoding zinc finger BED domain-containing protein DAYSLEEPER isoform X3, which produces MNFETGAVSGKALSIMDWGVNNAFKNLKDMEPKGMMDVALISSIDPVDVGLGSSEKVNAALSIKPRKKTMTSIYLKYFETAPDGKSRKCKFCGQSYSIATATGNLGRHLSNRHPGYDNSGDAVVTTSTQQVTIAKKAQAKSPHFVLDHLNWLLIKWLILSSLPPSTLEEKWLVNSFKYLNPAIQLWPGEKYQTILCDIFTSMQDDVRVVLDQVSSKVTIALDFWTSYEQIFYMSVRCQWIDENWSVQNILIDVCHIPFPCDSTEIYTKLACHTLKEEIDCQKVSPFCYIPCGARILNSIISDGLRTLKSVVSKIREFVLKINTSMEISQDFIELTAAFQEGNWKIPLDTSVRWSGNHQMLDVVRKAGKAMDSIIRKYEETLGGRLLLSPAEKIAVNVMYTFLEPFHKTINNICTNKFPTVGLVLFFMDHISETIATCRDSRHNPEWLKNAAEEMAAKAQDYNDQVCNIFTYMTAILDPRIKVELISESLNSENHLEEARSHFMRNYSSNHFPSMTNAYMVQESQDGGTVSFAEEIARKKRRASMSSVTDELTQYLSEAPAALQTDVLDWWKANSTRYPRLSLMARDFLAVQATSIAPEDIFWSKGDEIDKQRFTMPFKTTQALLCIKSWTEVGMKLKHKSTVIDYNSLMELAATAARDNVSVAYDRKPN
- the LOC108210919 gene encoding zinc finger BED domain-containing protein DAYSLEEPER isoform X2 is translated as MDWGVNNAFKNLKDMEPKGMMDVALISSIDPVDVGLGSSEKVNAALSIKPRKKTMTSIYLKYFETAPDGKSRKCKFCGQSYSIATATGNLGRHLSNRHPGYDNSGDAVVTTSTQQVTIAKKAQAKSPHFVLDHLNWLLIKWLILSSLPPSTLEEKWLVNSFKYLNPAIQLWPGEKYQTILCDIFTSMQDDVRVVLDQVSSKVTIALDFWTSYEQIFYMSVRCQWIDENWSVQNILIDVCHIPFPCDSTEIYTKLVRVLRFYDIENKVLSCTHDNSPNAVQACHTLKEEIDCQKVSPFCYIPCGARILNSIISDGLRTLKSVVSKIREFVLKINTSMEISQDFIELTAAFQEGNWKIPLDTSVRWSGNHQMLDVVRKAGKAMDSIIRKYEETLGGRLLLSPAEKIAVNVMYTFLEPFHKTINNICTNKFPTVGLVLFFMDHISETIATCRDSRHNPEWLKNAAEEMAAKAQDYNDQVCNIFTYMTAILDPRIKVELISESLNSENHLEEARSHFMRNYSSNHFPSMTNAYMVQESQDGGTVSFAEEIARKKRRASMSSVTDELTQYLSEAPAALQTDVLDWWKANSTRYPRLSLMARDFLAVQATSIAPEDIFWSKGDEIDKQRFTMPFKTTQALLCIKSWTEVGMKLKHKSTVIDYNSLMELAATAARDNVSVAYDRKPN